In the genome of Geotrypetes seraphini chromosome 14, aGeoSer1.1, whole genome shotgun sequence, one region contains:
- the LOC117348070 gene encoding mas-related G-protein coupled receptor member H-like, with translation MEEPSTVFPTTIIPERSNGTGGGAYLYPSKKIMTTMVLLSLIIALFGMVGNGIVIWFLSFKIKRNKCTVYILNLAVADFIYLVVNVVVFVFMFCIIKGVPISHTDTSNIGRLQIVSTFGFNAGIYLLTAISVERCLSVLYPIWYQYHRPKHQSAVVSALLWAFSCLVAGLEYFICDGIDNAQPGTESCTAVYIFTSILYLVIILLMILSSLTLVFRVQRISTCCHSPRLYIAVVISVVVFLISVVPMQLLGLLLYFNVASAQSLEVSFYFITELCSSVNCAVNPFIYFLVGSLRQSKCTVSLQEALKKLFQDEAETSG, from the coding sequence ATGGAGGAACCGAGTACTGTGTTTCCCACCACGATAATTCCAGAAAGGTCTAATGGAACAGGAGGCGGTGCTTATTTATATCCCAGCAAGAAAATTATGACCACAATGGTTTTGCTTTCTCTAATTATAGCCCTGTTTGGCATGGTGGGGAATGGGATAGTCATCTGGTTCCTCAGCTTCAAGATCAAGAGGAACAAATGCACCGTCTACATCTTGAACTTGGCCGTGGCTGACTTCATCTATCTTGTCGTCAACGTCGTTGTCTTCGTTTTCATGTTCTGTATAATAAAGGGTGTCCCCATTTCTCACACTGATACGTCTAATATTGGAAGACTGCAAATTGTTTCTACATTTGGATTTAATGCCGGCATCTATCTTCTGACAGCCATCAGCGTGGAGCGTTGCCTCTCTGTTCTTTACCCAATCTGGTACCAATACCATCGTCCAAAGCACCAGTCTGCCGTTGTGTCTGCTCTGCTGTGGGCGTTCTCGTGCCTGGTGGCTGGATTGGAATATTTCATCTGCGACGGCATAGATAATGCACAGCCTGGCACTGAATCATGTACAGCAGTGTACATATTCACCTCCATACTGTACCTAGTTATCATCTTACTCATGATTCTATCCAGCCTCACTCTTGTTTTTAGAGTCCAAAGGATCTCAACATGTTGTCACTCACCTAGGCTCTACATTGCTGTGGTGATTTCAGTTGTGGTCTTTCTAATATCTGTTGTGCCTATGCAGCTTTTGGGACTTTTGCTGTACTTCAACGTTGCCTCCGCACAATCCCTAGAAGTATCTTTCTATTTCATAACAGAACTCTGCTCCTCAGTCAACTGTGCGGTTAATCCCTTTATTTATTTCTTGGTGGGAAGCCTGAGGCAAAGCAAGTGCACAGTGTCCCTCCAAGAAGCTCTTAAGAAGCTCTTCCAAGATGAGGCAGAAACATCAGGATGA